The Agrobacterium larrymoorei genome includes the window GGAATACCAACAAGCTTCAGAAGTTCCAGAACACGCGCGCGCGCTTCTTTTTTGCTACCGCCGCGATGGTGGATGATCGGCTCGGCAATCTGCGCGCCGATCCTGTAGAGCGGATCGAGCGAAGTCATCGGCTCCTGAAAAATCATGGTGATTTTCGCGCCGCGAATATTGTTCAGCTCATTGACCGGCAGCCCGATCAACTCGCGTCCACGATACTTCGCCGAGCCCTGGATCACGCCGTTGGACGCAAGCAGACCCATGATGCCCATCATGGTCTGGCTTTTGCCCGAGCCGGATTCGCCCACAACGGCCAGCGTTTCACCCTGTTTGACGTCCAGATCGATACCCTTGACGGCACTGACCGTGCCGTCTGGCGTCGTGAAGTCCACCTTGAGATTGCGGACAGTGAGAATGGTTTCAGATGTCGTATTCATGTCAACGATCCTTTGGATCGAGTGCATCACGCAACCCGTCGCCCACGAAGTTCAGCGAAAACAGCGTCAGCACGAAGAAGATTGCCGGGAATATCAGCAACCATGGGGCAGACTGAATATTGTTGGCGCCTTCGGAAATCAGCGCGCCCCAGCTGGTAAGCGGCGCCTGAACACCGAGACCGAGAAAGGAAAGGAAGCTTTCCAGAAGAATGACCTTCGGCACAACAACCGTCACGAACACCACGACAGGGCCAATCGTATTGGGAATGATATGGCGGCGGATGATCTGCCAGTCACTCAAACCCAATGCCTGTGCGGCCCCCACGAATTCCCGCCGTTTCAGGGCAAGCGTCTGGCCACGCACGATGCGCGCCATATCCAGCCACTCCACTGCCCCGATAACGAGGAAGATGAGGATGAAGCTGCGACCAAAGAAGACCACGAGCACCACGACCAGAAAGACGAATGGCAGGGAGTAGAGGATTTCAACGAAGCGCATCATCACATTGTCGACGCGCCCGCCGATATAACCCGCCGTCGCGCCGTAAAGAACGCCGATGCCGAGCGAAACAAGGCTGGCTAGAACGCCGACCGCAATCGAGATTTGCCCGCCCAGCATAACGCGGGCCAGCATATCACGGCCGTTGGAATCCGTACCGAAGAAGAAGTATTCGCGATTGACATCGCCTTCCAGCTTCAGCGTGCGTCCATCATCTTCCGTTGCGACGACCTTGGTGTTTTCGAACTCGTTGGCGCGGTCGAAGTAACGGGTCGTGCGTGGATCGATCTGGCTGCTGGAAGTTACGGTTGCTGTAAAGGTCTGACCTTCGACGGCAAACTCCTTCAGCTCCACACGGGCACGGCCAGCAACGCCTTCCATGACGCCTTGCAGATTGTTCACATCCGGGCGCGGCTCGAGGCTTGGCGCCACGGATACATAGGACGAGAACACCTGATCATAGGTATGCGTGAGAAAATGCGGCCCGATGAACGAGAAAAGCGTGATCAGCACCAGCATGATGGAGCCAGCCATGGCCGCCTTGTTTCTTCTGAAACGCAAGGCGGCAAGCTGGAAAAGGCTTCGGCTTTTCACCGATTGTTGGGGGGCAATATTGCCGGAAATATCAGTCATGTCTGACCCTCGGATCGAGCAGGCCGTAGAGAATATCGACCACGAGATTGAAGACGATAACGAAGATGGCGATGAGAACGACGGTCCCCATGACTAGCGTATAGTCACGATTGATGGCGCCCAGAACGAAGTAGCGGCCCACGCCCGGAATCGTGAAGATCGTCTCGATAACCGCCGAACCCGTAAGCAGCGCTGCCGCGCAAGGCGCTAGATAGGACACGACCGGCAGCATGGCTGCACGCATGGCATGGAACACGACGACACTGCGGGCTGGAAGACCATAGGCCTTGGCCGTGCGAATGTGGTCCATGCGCAGCGCTTCGATCATAGCACCGCGCGTCAAACGCGCGATGACTGCAAGCTGCGGCAAAGCAAGGGCAATCATCGGAAGAATGAGATATCGCAGCGAGCCATCGCCCCAGCTACCGGCAGGCAGAAGGCCGAGAAGTACGGCGAAGATCAGCGTCAGAACCGGAGCAACGACGAAGTTCGGCACGGTAACGCCAACCGTCGAGATGGACATGATGGAGAAATCGAAAGCGCTGTTCTGGCGAAGCGCGGCAAAAGTTCCAGCAAGAATGCCGCCAACCAGCGCCAGAAGAAGAGCGTAGCAGCCCAGTTCCAGCGAGTAAGGCAGGCCCTTGCCGATCAACTGCGCGACGGTATTGTCTTTATAGATGTAGCTCGGGCCGAAATCGCCGGTAACGGCGTTGCCGAGATAGATGAGATACTGGCGCCAAAGAGGCTCATCCAGATGATAGGTTCTCATCAGATTTTCCATGGTCTGCGGCGGCAGGGGGCGTTCAAGGTTGAACGGACCGCCCGGCGCAAAACGCATCAGGAAAAACGAAATCGTGACGACGATAAACAACGTCGGCACGGCGCTCGCCAAACGGCGCAGAATAAATGAGATCATAGTTTTTCAGGCTCCGGCGTGGCACGGTGGTTTTGGCCACCGTGCCAGCACTGCTTATTCGGAAACGCTCAGGAAGCGGCTGAGGTGTTCGTTAGCAGCGTTGTCTTGCCAACCCTTCACGCGGTTGGAAACCAGCCAAAGGTCCGCCTGTGTCAGCAGCGGCGCAACGGGCTGCTCTTTCATGAGAATGGTTTCAGCCTCATGCAGCAGCTTGGAACGGGCTGCAGGATCTTTCTCATCGTAGGACTTCTGCATCAGCCCATCAAACTCCGCGTTGTTGAACTTGGAATAGTTGAAGGTCTTGTTGGAAGAGACCGAGAGCGCGAGGAAGTTTTCCGCATCCGCGTAGTCGGCAACCCAGCCGGCACGCGCGACATTGTATTTGCCGCCTTCTTGCAGGTAACCATAGTGCGAAGCAACGTCGAGGTTTACCAGCGAAACGTTAGCACCGAAGGTGTTCTTCCACATATCCGCGACAGCCGTTGCCACACGCTCATGGTTCGGGTTGGTGTTGTAGCGGATTTCGATGGAGAGCGGCTTGGCGCCTTCGCCATAGCCTGCTTCCTTCATCAGCTTGACGGCTTCGTCTTCACGGTCAAGCTGGGAGAGACCCGCAAAATCTGCCTTTGCAGGCTCACCGTAAGACGCCATGCCCGGAGGAACCATGGAATAAGCCGGAACCTGCGAACCGCTATAGATTTCCTTGGCAAGGAAGTCACGGTCGACAGCCATGGAAAGGGCGCGGCGAACGCGAACGTCGTTGTAAGGCGCTTCGCGGGTATCGAAGGTGTAATAATAGGTCGCAAGCGTCGGCGAAACGTGAACCTGTTCGCCATAGGACTTCTTCAGACGCTCGATCTGGTCTGCGGAGAAGTTGAAGGCGAGATCCATTTCCTTCGCTTCGAAGCGACGAACGGACGCGGCCTGATCGTCGATCGGGTAGAAGATGACCTTGTCGATCTTGGTGTTGGCTGCATCCCAGAAATTGGTGTTCTTGACCACGGTCAGGCTGTCATTGGGAACGTGAGCTTCAAGCTTGTAAGCGCCGTTCGAAACCATGACGCCCGGCTTGACGAAATCGGTACCATTCTTTTCGTAGCTGGCCTTGGAAATCGGCAGAGCCGTCTGGTGCGCAAGAAGTTCGAGGAAGAACGGAGTCGAACGCTCAAGCGTGATTTCCAGCGTCTTGTCATCCACCGCCTTCACGCCAAGCTGGTCAACGGGCACTTCACCCTTGTTGATCTTCTCGGCATTCTTGATCGGATAGAGAATGTTGGCGTATTTCGCCGCCGTCTTGGGGTCTTCAACGCGCTGATAGGAGAACACGAAGTCTCCAGCCGTTACCGGCGTACCATCAGACCACTTCGCGTCTGCGCGCAGCTTGAATGTGTAGACGGTACCGTCATCGGAAAGCGTCCAGCTTTCTGCCGTGCCAGGGATGATCTTGCCAGCTGCATCGTAAATCGTCAGACCTTCGAACAGGTCTTTCAGAATGAATGCTTCGATGTTGATCGAGGTCTGCGCCTGGTCGAGCGTTTGCGGCTCACCCGCGTTACCACGATGCAGAACGGTTTCAGCCAGTGCAGAGCTTGCGCCAATCAGAAGCGAGCCTAGCAGGAGAGCAGCGCGCGTTGTTGTTTTTATAGACATCATTTTTGTTTCCCCAAGATAGTTTGGAGACTGCAAACAAGGACAAAATCGGGAAACGCGCAACCCCAATATTTTCCAACCGGTTAAATTGTAACCTTTCCATCAGGCCTGTTGAAACCCGCAGAGCGCGCTTGATGCGCAAAAATATACGATAAAACAACCACTCTCACCCAGTCGCCGATCCGTCTGGCTGACTGACAAGTTGCCTACAATTCTCTACGGATGGCTGTGGAAAAGTATGATGATTGAGTTGTCAATGGATCGGAGCTATTAGGATACATGGCCCATAAACAGCCCTTGAGCAATTTTCGCTTTCCGCTAAAGTGAAAGAAAACGAAAATATATACTCTAGGGGCGAGACATGTTTTTCAGCGCAAGGCAGATGGAAATCATCGAACTGGCGAAGACTGAGGGACGGGTGCTGGTGGAAGAGCTGGCGTCGCGTTTCTCCGTTACGCCGCAGACCATTCGCAAGGATTTGAACGAGCTTTGCGAGAGCCGCGCCCTCAACCGCATCCATGGCGGCGCCATTTTTCCCAGCGGCACGGAAAACGTTCGCTACGAGGCCAGACGGTCGATAGCTGCGCCGGAGAAGCAGGCAATCGGCAAGGCCGCGGCGGCGCTTATCCCCAATAAGTCTTCGCTCTTCATCAACATCGGCACGACGACGGAGGCTGTTGGCGAGGCGTTGCTTGACCATAACGAGCTGATGGTCATCACGAACAATATTAATGTTGCCAACAGGTTACGAATATTTCCTTCCATCGAAGTGGTGATAGCGGGCGGCGTGGTTCGTGGCACGGATGGCGGCATCGTCGGTGAAGCGGCGGTTGATTTCATTCGGCAGTTCAAGGTCGATTACGCGGTAATCGGCGTGTCTGCCATTGATAATGACGGCGCGTTGCTGGATTACGACTTTCGTGAAGTGAAGGTCGCGCAGGCCATCATCGCGAACGCACGCCATGTCATTCTTGTTACCGACTCAAGCAAATTCGACCGCACAGCGCCGGTGCGCATCGGCCATCTTTCGCAGGTTCACACCTTCATTACCGATCATTGTCCCATCCCCGCCATCAAGGCCATTTGCCGGGAAAACGAGGTCAATCTGATTGAAACTGGGCCATAATAGGTTTTCGTGAAAATGCATTAAGCATTCGTTTGACATTCGATTTGTTTTCGCTTTAACTGCATTCAACTTTCGAATTGAACAATAAAAAAGCCGCTCAAGCAAGCTGGCATCAGGGAGTGAAAACGTGTCGGGGCAGGAAGTTCGCGATATTTTCGTGATCGGTGGTGGAATCAACGGCTGCGGCATTGCGCGCGATGCGGCGGGCCGTGGATATTCCGTGACACTGGCCGAAATGAACGATTTCGCCTCCGGCACATCTTCCGGCGCAACCAAGCTCATCCATGGTGGCCTTCGTTATCTCGAGCATTATGAATTCCGCCTTGTGCGCGAAGCGTTGATGGAACGCGAGGTCCTTTGGGCCATGGCGCCGCACATCATCTGGCCAATGCGCTTCGTCCTGCCGTTCCACAAGGGAGGCATTCGTCCAGCCTGGCTCATTCGTCTTGGCCTTTTCCTCTATGATCACCTCGGCGGTCGCAAGCTTTTGCCAGCAACGAAGTCGCTCGACATGCGTCGCGATCCCGCGGGCAAGCCGCTGAAACCGCTTTTCACTAAAGCCTTCGAATATTCCGACGGCTGGGTGGATGATGCGCGCATGGTGGTGCTCAACGCCCGAGATGCCGCAGATCGTGGCGCAGACATTATGAGCCGCGCCAAGGTAACGTCCGTTCGTCGTGAAAATGGCCTCTGGAACGTCGAAGTGAAGGATATGGCGAGTGGCGCGGTGAAAAGCGTTCAAGCCCGTATGCTGGTCAACGCTTCAGGTCCATGGGTCGATAATGTTCTTTCGAATGCCGCCGGGCGCAATCAGGTGCACAATGTGCGTCTGGTTCAGGGCAGCCACATCATCGTCAAAAAGAAGTTCAGCGATCCGCGCGCCTATTTCTTCCAGAACCCCGACAATCGCATCATCTTCGCAATTCCTTACGAGACCGATTTTACGCTGATCGGCACCACGGACCGCGATTACGAAGGCGATCCGTCACAGGTGAAGATCAGCAACGAAGAGACGGATTATCTCTGCAAGGCGGCCAGCGAATATTTCGCCGAACCGGTGACGAAGGACGATATCGTCTGGACATATTCTGCCGTTCGCCCGCTTTACGACGACGGCGCTTCGAAAGCGCAGGAAGCCACGCGCGATTACGTGCTGAAGTTGGAAAACGCTTCGGGCGAAGCGCCGCTTCTGAATGTTTTCGGCGGCAAGCTGACGACCTATCGTCGCCTCTCCGAGCATGCGCTCGAGAAGGTCGGTGAGGCCATTGGTGAAAAGGGCTCGCCCTGGACGGCCAAGAGTTCGCTTCCGGGCGGCGATTTTGCACCAACGGGATATGACGCTGAAGTCAGCAAATTGAAGGCCCGTTATGGCTTTCTTTCAGACCGACAGGCGCGCCGTTTCATACGGCTCTATGGCACCAAAGCCGCTGTGTTTTTAGGCGATGCGAAGAGCGTGGAGGCACTTGGTCTTCACTTCGGCGGTGATCTTTATGAACGCGAAGTGGAATGGCTGATCCAGCAGGAATGGGCCAGAACCAGCGACGATATTTTATGGCGAAGAACGAAGCAGGGTCTGCATTTTTCCAAGCAGGAAGCTGCCGCACTTGAAAACTACCTGGCGGCAAAAGCTGCCTGATAATAGAGCATTTCCAGCAAAAGTGCGTAGCGGTTTTGCGTCCGGAAAATGCGTTAAAACAAAGATTTAGAGCATTGAAGCGTTTCGGAGAAATGCGGAAATGCTCTAGCGCCGTTACAGGCGTCGCATACTAAAATTAATGCAGAAATCTTGCTGGTTGGAGGAGGCCGCGGGACATAATGCTTGAATTGCGCAACATCGCGAAGATGGTGGGTGGCGAATATCATATTCACCCCACCAGTCTCTTACTCAAGCGGGGCACGCTCAACGTCCTGCTTGGCCCGACATTGTCCGGCAAAACCTCTTTGATGCGGCTGATGGCTGGCTTGGACAAGCCAACCGAAGGTTCGCTCCATTTCGACGGAGCCGATGTCACGGGTAAACGCGTGCAGGACCGCAGCGTTGCGATGGTGTACCAGCAGTTCATCAACTATCCTGCACTCAGCGTTTATGAAAACATCGCCTCCCCCATGCGGATTGCGAAGAAGGATCGTGCGACAATCGACCGCGAGGTCCGCAAAGCTGCCGATCTTCTAAAGCTGACGCCTTATCTGGAGCGCACGCCGCTCAATCTATCCGGTGGTCAGCAACAGCGTACCGCGCTGGCGCGCGCCATCGTCAAGAATGCAAGCCTCGTTCTCCTGGACGAGCCGCTCGCCAACCTCGACTACAAGCTGCGTGAGGAACTGCGCGAAGAACTGCCGAAGATATTCGCTTCTTCCGGCGCGATTTTCGTTTACGCCACGACTGAGCCTTCCGAAGCGCTTCTTCTCGGCGGCAATACCGCGACCATGCATCATGGTCGCATCACGCAATATGGCCCGACCATCGATATGTACCGAAACCCGGTCGATCTCGTTTCCGCCAGAACATTTGCCGACCCGCCGCTGAATATCGTGGAATTGACGAAGAATGGCGGTTCTTTCCTGCATAATGGCGCGCAAGTTTTTGCGGTACCGCCGCATCTCGCAAGCATTGCGGACGGTCCAGTCACAGTGGCGTTTCATCCTCACCATCTCTATCCAACGCCGACCCACGGCGCTGCGGTGAAGCTCGAAGCGAAGACGCTGGTCTCGGAAATCGCAGGTTCGGAAAGCTTCATCCATCTGGATTTCGCAGGCCATCGCTGGGTCATGCTGACGCGTGGCATTCTCGATATCGAGCCGGACCGGCAGATCGATATCTATCTCGACACCCGTCACCTGATGGCCTTCGATGTGAATGGCCGTTCCCTTGCCACCCCGCAACAAGCTGCCGCGTGAGGAGACAGAGACATGGCACGTATCAGTCTCGACCACATCCGCCACGCCTATAATGCCAAAGCGAAAGCGGCCAATGATTACGCCCTGAAGGAAGTGAACCACGAGTGGAGCGATGGCGGTGCCTATGCCCTGCTCGGCCCTTCCGGCTGCGGCAAGACGACTCTGCTGAACATCATTTCCGGGCTCATAAACCCATCCGATGGACGCATTCTGTTCGATGGCAAAGACGTGACGAACCTGCCGACGGAGCAGCGCAACATTGCGCAGGTCTTCCAGTTCCCTGTAATCTACGACACGATGACGGTCTATGACAATCTGGCCTTTCCCCTGCGCAATCGCGGTGTGGCGGAAACGGAAGTCGACCGTCGCGTCAACGAAATTCTGGAGATGATCGATCTCGGATCGATGGCGAAGCGCCGGGCGCGCCGACTGACCGCCGATCAGAAGCAGAAGATTTCACTCGGTCGCGGACTGGTTCGCAACGACGTCAACGCCATCCTCTTCGATGAACCGCTGACCGTCATCGATCCGCATATGAAGTGGGTGCTGCGCTCGCAGTTGAAGCGCCTGCACCGCCAGTTCGGCTTCACCATGGTCTATGTCACGCATGACCAGACGGAAGCGCTGACTTTCGCCGACAAGGTTGTCGTCATGTATGACGGCCAGATCGTACAAATCGGCACGCCTGCGGAGCTGTTCGAACGCCCCAGCCACACCTTCGTCGGTTACTTCATCGGCTCACCGGGCATGAATGTGCTTCCGGTTTCGCTCGATGGCGCACAGGCGAAGATTGGCGATCAGAATATCGCGCTTACCTCGGCACCGGCCTTCGAATCCGGCGCGAAGACGGAACTCGGTATCAGACCCGAATTCATCTCGCTTGGGCGCGAAGGCATGCCGGTGTCCATCAACAAGGTTGAGGATATCGGGCGTCAGAAGGTCGTGCGCTCCAGCTTCGCTGGCCACCCGCTGACCATCGTTGTCCCTGAAGACGGTGAAATTCCAGCCGAGCCGCGCGTCACCTTCGATCCAAAGGCCATCGGGATTTATGCCGATAGCTGGCGCGTCGGCACAGGAGCCTGAACCATGGAAAAGACAGTCAACAACAAAGCCTGGTTCCTCGTCATTCCGGTTCTGGTGCTCGTCGCTTTTTCGGCGGTCATCCCGCTCATGACGGTCGTCAATTATTCGGTTCAGGATACGTTCGGCAATAACGAGTTTTTCTGGGCAGGCACGGACTGGTTCGTGCAGATGCTGCACTCCCCTCGCTTCTGGGATGCGCTGATGCGCAACCTGATCTTCTCGCTCGTGATCCTCGCCATCGAAATTCCGCTCGGCATTCTGATTGCGTTGAACATGCCGAAGACGGGCCTGGGTGTGCCGGTCTGCCTCGTGCTGATGGCGCTGCCGCTTCTCATTCCATGGAACGTGGTTGGCACCATCTGGCAGGTTTTCGGACGTGTCGATATCGGCTTCCTCGGCCATTACCTCTCGATGCTCGGCATAGACTACAACTACACACAGGATCCGGTGGATGCATGGGCGACCGTCATCATCATGGATGTCTGGCACTGGACAAGCCTTGTCGTGCTGCTGTGCTATGCCGGTCTGGTCTCGATCCCTGATGCCTATTATCAGGCAGCCCGTATCGATGGCGCCTCGCGCTGGTCGGTGTTCCGCTTCATCCAGTTGCCGAAGATGAAACGCGTGCTTTTGATCGCCGTGCTGCTGCGCTTCATGGACAGCTTCATGATCTATACCGAACCCTTCGTCGTCACCGGCGGCGGGCCCGGCAACTCCACGACATTCCTGTCCATCGATCTCGTGAAAATGGCAGTCGGTCAGTTCGACCTGGGACCAGCTGCGGCAATGTCGATCATCTACTTCCTGATCATCCTTGCCCTGTCGTGGATATTCTACACCGTCATGACCAACAGCGACGCAGACGCGTAAGAAAGGAGAACGTTATGAACAATTCCACCATGTCCCGCTTCTCCTTTCTGATCCCGACGATCTACATTCTCTTCCTGTTGCTGCCGATCTACTGGCTCGTGAATATGAGCTTCAAGGAGAATGCTGAAATTCTGGGTGCCTTTTCGCTGTGGCCACAGAACCCGACGCTTCGCAATTACACGATCATCTTTACCGATCCATCGTGGTATAACGGCTATATCAATTCCATCATCTATGTGGTGCTGAACACGATCATCTCGGTGGCAGCAGCGCTTCCGGCGGCCTATGCTTTCTCTCGCTATCGCTTCCTTGGCGACAAACACCTGTTCTTCTGGCTGCTGACGAACCGCATGGCCCCGCCTGCCGTCTTCGCCCTGCCCTTTTTCCAGCTCTACTCGGCATTCGGCCTGATCGACACGCATATCGCAGTCGCCATCGCCCACTGCCTGTTCAACGTGCCGCTGGCGGTATGGATTTTGGAGGGCTTCATGTCTGGCGTTCCGAAGGAAATCGATGAAACCGCCTATATCGACGGCTACTCCTTCCCGCGCTTCTTCGTGAAAATCTTCATGCCCTTGATCGCAAGCGGCATCGGTGTCGCTGCCTTCTTCTGCTTCATGTTCTCGTGGGTCGAACTGCTGCTGGCCAGAACGCTGACGACGACTGCGGCAAAGCCGATTGCGGCGACCATGACGAGAACGGTTTCCGCCTCCGGCATGGACTGGGGCGTGCTGGCGGCAGCCGGTGTGCTGACCATCATTCCCGGTGCGCTGGTCATCTATTTCGTCCGAAACTACATCGCCAAGGGCTTTGCCCTGGGCCGCGTCTAGCAAAAGGAGCAGACAATGCATTTTTCCTGGATGGCATGGACGCTGCCAACGGCGCTGTTTTTCCTGACGATCCTTGCCCTGCTGATTGGAATGGCGGTTTGGGAATATTTCTCGCCCGGCGGCAATCCGCGCATCGGCATTCTTCGGTTCGAAACGACGAGGGGAGACAGGCTCTTCGTTTCGCTGCTCGGCTCAGCCTTCATCAATCTGGCCTGGCTCGGCTTTGTCGGCCCCGGCCTATGGTGGGCGCTCGCTCTTTCGGTGGTCTATGCGATTGGGGTTTTCCGCTTCGTATAGCCGCCGACGACATACCGGGACGGAGGACGGCCCGGCTTTAAGTACCTGAAGCAATCGCAAAACCCTGGGAGGACTAAAATGCGAATGCATCTTCTGACAACGACGGCAGCGGCGCTGCTGGCAATTACCGGCGTGGCTCACGCTGGCATGAACGAGGCGAAATCCTTCCTCGACAAGGAAGTCGGCGACCTCTCTTCCCTTTCCCGTGCGGACCAGGAAAAGGAAATGCAGTGGTTCATCGATGCGGCGAAGCCTTTCGCTGGCATGGATATCAAGGTCGTTTCGGAAACGCTGACCACGCATGAATATGAATCCAAGGTGCTGGCCAAGGCATTCTCGGAAATCACCGGCATCAAGATTACTCACGACCTGATCGGCGAAGGTGACGTCGTTGAAAAGCTGCAGACGCAGATGCAGTCCGGCGAAAACATCTACGATGCCTTCGTCAACGATAGTGACTTGATCGGCACCCATTGGCGCTACCAGCAGGTGCGCAACCTCACCGACTGGATGGCGGGCGAAGGCAAGGACGTGACCAACCCCGGTCTCGACCTGAAGGACTTCATCGGCACCAAGTTCACGACAGCACCGGATGGCAAGCTTTACCAGCTTCCCGACCAGCAGTTCGCAAACCTTTACTGGTTCCGCTATGACTGGTTCAACGATGCCAAGAACAAGGCCGACTTCAAGGCCAAGTATGGCTACGACCTCGGCGTTCCGGTCAACTGGTCTGCATATGAAGACATTGCCGAATTCTTTACCGGCCGTGAAATCAACGGCAAGAAAGTCTACGGCCATATGGACTATGGCAAGAAGGACCCATCTCTCGGCTGGCGCTTCACCGATGCATGGCTTTCCATGGCCGGTAACGGCGACAAGGGCCTGCCGAACGGCTTGCCGGTCGATGAATGGGGTATCAAGGTCAACGAAAAGTCCCAGCCGGTCGGCTCCTGCGTTGCACGCGGTGGTGACACCAACGGCCCTGCTTCCGTCTACGCTATCCAGAAATATCTCGACTGGTTGAAGGCTTACGCGCCTCCAGCAGCGCAGGGCATGAACTTCTCTGAATCCGGCCCGGTTCCGGCGCAGGGTGAAGTCGCGCAGCAGATTTTCTGGTACACCGCCTTTACCGCAGATGCAGTCAAGAAGGGTCTGCCCGTCGTCAACGAGGATGGCACGCCGAAGTGGCGCATGGCTCCCTCCCCGCACGGCGTCTATTGGAAGGATGGCATGAAGCTCGGCTATCAGGACGTTGGTTCCTGGACGCTGATGAAATCCACCCCGACAGACCGCGCCAAGGCTGCATGGCTCTACGCGCAGTTCGTCACCTCCAAGACGGTGGACGTGAAGAAGGCTCATGTCGGCCTGACGCTCATTCGTGAATCGACCATCAACC containing:
- a CDS encoding ABC transporter permease; the encoded protein is MTDISGNIAPQQSVKSRSLFQLAALRFRRNKAAMAGSIMLVLITLFSFIGPHFLTHTYDQVFSSYVSVAPSLEPRPDVNNLQGVMEGVAGRARVELKEFAVEGQTFTATVTSSSQIDPRTTRYFDRANEFENTKVVATEDDGRTLKLEGDVNREYFFFGTDSNGRDMLARVMLGGQISIAVGVLASLVSLGIGVLYGATAGYIGGRVDNVMMRFVEILYSLPFVFLVVVLVVFFGRSFILIFLVIGAVEWLDMARIVRGQTLALKRREFVGAAQALGLSDWQIIRRHIIPNTIGPVVVFVTVVVPKVILLESFLSFLGLGVQAPLTSWGALISEGANNIQSAPWLLIFPAIFFVLTLFSLNFVGDGLRDALDPKDR
- the oppB gene encoding oligopeptide ABC transporter permease OppB, with the translated sequence MISFILRRLASAVPTLFIVVTISFFLMRFAPGGPFNLERPLPPQTMENLMRTYHLDEPLWRQYLIYLGNAVTGDFGPSYIYKDNTVAQLIGKGLPYSLELGCYALLLALVGGILAGTFAALRQNSAFDFSIMSISTVGVTVPNFVVAPVLTLIFAVLLGLLPAGSWGDGSLRYLILPMIALALPQLAVIARLTRGAMIEALRMDHIRTAKAYGLPARSVVVFHAMRAAMLPVVSYLAPCAAALLTGSAVIETIFTIPGVGRYFVLGAINRDYTLVMGTVVLIAIFVIVFNLVVDILYGLLDPRVRHD
- a CDS encoding peptide ABC transporter substrate-binding protein; its protein translation is MSIKTTTRAALLLGSLLIGASSALAETVLHRGNAGEPQTLDQAQTSINIEAFILKDLFEGLTIYDAAGKIIPGTAESWTLSDDGTVYTFKLRADAKWSDGTPVTAGDFVFSYQRVEDPKTAAKYANILYPIKNAEKINKGEVPVDQLGVKAVDDKTLEITLERSTPFFLELLAHQTALPISKASYEKNGTDFVKPGVMVSNGAYKLEAHVPNDSLTVVKNTNFWDAANTKIDKVIFYPIDDQAASVRRFEAKEMDLAFNFSADQIERLKKSYGEQVHVSPTLATYYYTFDTREAPYNDVRVRRALSMAVDRDFLAKEIYSGSQVPAYSMVPPGMASYGEPAKADFAGLSQLDREDEAVKLMKEAGYGEGAKPLSIEIRYNTNPNHERVATAVADMWKNTFGANVSLVNLDVASHYGYLQEGGKYNVARAGWVADYADAENFLALSVSSNKTFNYSKFNNAEFDGLMQKSYDEKDPAARSKLLHEAETILMKEQPVAPLLTQADLWLVSNRVKGWQDNAANEHLSRFLSVSE
- a CDS encoding DeoR/GlpR family DNA-binding transcription regulator, which encodes MFFSARQMEIIELAKTEGRVLVEELASRFSVTPQTIRKDLNELCESRALNRIHGGAIFPSGTENVRYEARRSIAAPEKQAIGKAAAALIPNKSSLFINIGTTTEAVGEALLDHNELMVITNNINVANRLRIFPSIEVVIAGGVVRGTDGGIVGEAAVDFIRQFKVDYAVIGVSAIDNDGALLDYDFREVKVAQAIIANARHVILVTDSSKFDRTAPVRIGHLSQVHTFITDHCPIPAIKAICRENEVNLIETGP
- the glpD gene encoding glycerol-3-phosphate dehydrogenase, producing the protein MSGQEVRDIFVIGGGINGCGIARDAAGRGYSVTLAEMNDFASGTSSGATKLIHGGLRYLEHYEFRLVREALMEREVLWAMAPHIIWPMRFVLPFHKGGIRPAWLIRLGLFLYDHLGGRKLLPATKSLDMRRDPAGKPLKPLFTKAFEYSDGWVDDARMVVLNARDAADRGADIMSRAKVTSVRRENGLWNVEVKDMASGAVKSVQARMLVNASGPWVDNVLSNAAGRNQVHNVRLVQGSHIIVKKKFSDPRAYFFQNPDNRIIFAIPYETDFTLIGTTDRDYEGDPSQVKISNEETDYLCKAASEYFAEPVTKDDIVWTYSAVRPLYDDGASKAQEATRDYVLKLENASGEAPLLNVFGGKLTTYRRLSEHALEKVGEAIGEKGSPWTAKSSLPGGDFAPTGYDAEVSKLKARYGFLSDRQARRFIRLYGTKAAVFLGDAKSVEALGLHFGGDLYEREVEWLIQQEWARTSDDILWRRTKQGLHFSKQEAAALENYLAAKAA
- a CDS encoding ABC transporter ATP-binding protein gives rise to the protein MLELRNIAKMVGGEYHIHPTSLLLKRGTLNVLLGPTLSGKTSLMRLMAGLDKPTEGSLHFDGADVTGKRVQDRSVAMVYQQFINYPALSVYENIASPMRIAKKDRATIDREVRKAADLLKLTPYLERTPLNLSGGQQQRTALARAIVKNASLVLLDEPLANLDYKLREELREELPKIFASSGAIFVYATTEPSEALLLGGNTATMHHGRITQYGPTIDMYRNPVDLVSARTFADPPLNIVELTKNGGSFLHNGAQVFAVPPHLASIADGPVTVAFHPHHLYPTPTHGAAVKLEAKTLVSEIAGSESFIHLDFAGHRWVMLTRGILDIEPDRQIDIYLDTRHLMAFDVNGRSLATPQQAAA
- a CDS encoding ABC transporter ATP-binding protein, which produces MARISLDHIRHAYNAKAKAANDYALKEVNHEWSDGGAYALLGPSGCGKTTLLNIISGLINPSDGRILFDGKDVTNLPTEQRNIAQVFQFPVIYDTMTVYDNLAFPLRNRGVAETEVDRRVNEILEMIDLGSMAKRRARRLTADQKQKISLGRGLVRNDVNAILFDEPLTVIDPHMKWVLRSQLKRLHRQFGFTMVYVTHDQTEALTFADKVVVMYDGQIVQIGTPAELFERPSHTFVGYFIGSPGMNVLPVSLDGAQAKIGDQNIALTSAPAFESGAKTELGIRPEFISLGREGMPVSINKVEDIGRQKVVRSSFAGHPLTIVVPEDGEIPAEPRVTFDPKAIGIYADSWRVGTGA